CGGAGTGGACGAAAGCGCGCCGCTTCAACGACTGCCTGCCGGTCAGCGACCGGGCCCTCTTCGATCAATATAATGAGAATTGCGATCTAGCCTACGATCAGAGCAGCGAACAGCAGCAGGCACGCCAGCCGCCGCCTCCGCTGCCGCCCCAGAAGCAGGCCCTGCAGGAGCCCCGAGAGGTGAGACAGGCACTTGCCACACTAACCACACTAAACAACTACTAATCCGCCGCGTGTGATCTGCCTGGCGCCTGCCGTGAGCTGTCCCGCTCTGGCTCAACTCTAATTCTAATCGAACGAATGTCTGTTAAAATAATCACACTCAtgtcatttaaaaaatacatatttgtatATCTTTAACACgttgtgtatttatttatttcttattggTTACCACCGCACCGTCAGCCAACCCAAGCAATCCATAAGCCCGTAAACACGACACAACTCTATCCCCTTAATCTgtgtctatgtgtgtgtgtgtgtggtctGCACTCTTGGTTAAGCACAGTGGTTCATTCTCATGTTTAAAATGGGCGAAATTcataattaacttaattactATTCACAAATGTACTTTGGTGCATATATTGTTTAGCTATTCCTTATCTTTTGTgacattaattttcttttctttaacTTAATCGGGTTAACCCATGTTGCATCATTAACTCTTTAATTGCATCTTGACTATACATAAGTGCTTAAAAGGACATACCCTTTAGAGCAGCTTACTCCTGCAATGATTATTATCAACACCTTTTCTCAAAAACGACAACACCGATTATCCTGAAACTTGCAGTATATGTTGGAATAGACTAGAATCTTTTGGTTAGGCCAAGAAGTTTTTTTACAGAGcaaaatagacaaaaaaaagtcagttaataaaaattcaaagtgGCACCAAATTTTCCCAGATCATAACTGCTTTTAAAGTTTTGAAATCGACCTTGCCAGTTCGCCAGAATCGTGTTGACCATGACAGTACCTTTTTTTAGTGTAGTACTTCTGGTCCCTATATCCCTCGGACATAATTCAAATTCTTCCGGGTTAAAAGGGATTAAAATGAGGTGGATTTTTGGTAGTTCTTTAAAGCCGTTTGAGCATTGTCAACCGTCATCCTTAAACTTATTTTACAGGGTTTTTTGTTGCGTGTcactaatttaatataaatacgatTTGTGTGACCCGTTTGCAGAGTAGCtgtaattgatttattttttaatatgtatatCATGGAACTCTTAGAGAACAGTTAATCATTAATAGTTAAGAATGTATATTAAAGCtggaaataaatcgattttttttttaattctaaaaataaatcgattaaaattgaaaatataaatattttaaaatttaaatatttatatatttatatatttattatagatctgtaattttattgatctctaaatttatttattttatttatttatataaagctTGGTGTTAAACGTATTGGTAACTAATGTTTTAAAAGCATtgtatgtatttacatatttacatgtttattgtttatttggaTAAGTAGTAAACTTATATCCTAAATTTTATGCGTGAGTCTAGTTTTGTAAAGAAagttgaacattttttttccattttctgtTGTAGGGTTGGCTAGGAGTTGGATTGGGGTTCCGTGGGAGAAGGATTATGATCTTGGGCTGGGAAAGTGCAGCCCAGTCTATTAGTATATATTTGATGTATATGCAAGTGTAATGTTGCAGAAGGAGCAGGTGTTTTGGAGTGATCTATCCATGTTATGAGCTTTTGTGATTTGGGTGTGACCTAGTCGTAGTCTATTTATTGTTTGGTTTTGCAGTTCTTTTTGTATGAGATTGGCGCGGGATCCAGATCCATATTAGTTTGATTTTAAGAACGAGGTTGGTAACTAGATTTCTTATTGCTGTGGGGTAGAAGGAGTGGTTCTTGGAGTTTGTTATTGATCTTATAGGGAAAGGGAATCGGACCATATAGCATGATGTTTTTGAGCAGATTTTTACGGCTCCATAAAAAGCTATAATTGCGCTGGGGTAGACCGATCTTGATGAGGTCTGTATCGTTTGTTATGCTGTAGCCAAATGTATCTACACATTTAATCTATcgatatttgtattaaaataataactttttAGTGTTCTTTACCTTTGATATGGCATCGGAAATATGCAATTATCACATAAAACAGCATTGATTATTTTACTAGGTCTGCCAATGAGTCCGGAATGCCAAAATCCGAAAATTTCGGATTcattaaaaagtataaattataattaaatatattacgTCAACAATGTCAAGCTTTATACTTTACTTTTcgattaaattgattttaaaaattcaaatcaatcaatcaatctaTCGCATAACTGAAAAAATCGAGTATAGAATCAatttatttccagctctaAGGTATTATAAATGTGATATGACTGAAAAACTTATCGAAAAAATCGTACGCTTTAATACATTCCATTtttaattctataaaaaaacgcgtttaacggtaaaatatcgatattttattaaaaaaaaatagtaatgtACGAATATTCTTAAGTTCTCTTCATACCACTGAGAGTCAGCAGATGAGCAAAAAATATGAACATATTAAGCAAAATGGTCCCTAGCCGTTTTCTGTACAATCCTCTAAAActctttttctttcttgtGTGCCTCCAACTATTTATCTCGTACTCAAAATGCAGTCTAACAAAATAAACCCAAGTGCAAATCTCATTTTTAACAACTGAACAACACTCTAAACACAAACACCACACTCGATCTGAATTGGGACGGCGTAACAAAGTACGACTCCAGGATAATGGCTATCATGTCCTTGGGATTAGTGACCTAACCCGTAGCATTACGACACAACGAAATGGCACAACCACTCGGTATCTTAACGTAACCCACATCCATGTGTAGCACTGTAATTTCATCACTGTCGTGTCGTCGTGTGCAGAGATGCATTTGTTAGTTTACGGGCCGTGTTTCTATTGCCAACCAACCCCACCCTTCCCGTTCCACACACAGATTCGGGGTGAGCGGAACAAGGACAAGCCGCTACTGCGCCGGAAGTCGGACCTGCCCTCGGACAGTGGGACCGTGAAGGCGCTCATCGAGCACAAGCGGACCGATGAGTACCTCACCACGCCGCCAGATGGGAACAACTACTAGGTGGAAGCCGGCGGATCAGCGAATCAATGCCCAAAGATATCCACACTGAATACCCagaacaacacacacacactttccaCACCATAGGCGAAATACAAAACCCGAAAGAAGAGGAAGGATACGATGAGCACGATTAGAACGAACAAAGAAAATTGATTATTTGAATGCATTTGCATCGCATTTTTGGGGCTTAGTGGGGGCAGCGATTACCACacaatttctatatataaacaCATATGAAATACCTATCTATAAAGAAAAACATGCTTAGTACCAATAAATATCTGGAATCCCAATCGAGatcaattatatttattaatttgcaGTTTAATGCAAATGTTTGAGTTCACTTTCCAAAACGCATGTCTCGTTTTGCCTTTGCATGTTTTTGAGGCCGCAGCTTTATCGAACTGATTGATCGATCGatctgatatatatatatgtatttgcaATAATCTTTGGTATCCTCTCATTATGCTCTTTCCATTTCAGTGAAAACGTGAACATAAAATTGTACAGTTGAATTTGAAATGTCTAACCTAGGCCTATGTAGGAGTTTACCATCCCTCGATAACCCTCGACTTCTGCCACAAACTTCGACATAGCTACACATATGACACTAcctactatatatacatatatgtttaaCTATACTCTACAGCTTAACATCACATTATTATATATGCGATTTAGCTTAGGTATTAGCAGCAGCTTAActacataaaaatattgaaataactACAAATTGCCCAggacaaaaaaaatcaaagtgGTATGTAAGTATGTCTGTTTGTACAAGTGTGTATTTTTGTATGTTTCACAAATTATACATATGTctgcataaaaatatataaaaatgtgtgGGACAACAACGGTCGGTGTCGGTATTCCTATGGATCGACCCAAATAGAACTTGGAGTTTTTAAGAGTGAAGCCAGACAAGTTGACTTGATGCGCCGAAAGGATAGTGCCAACATGACCACGCAGCCCGAGAATATCCCTATTTGTAAGCTTCTCTCAATCCCCAAATCACTCACAACAACAGACTTTAACTGTGCTGGTCTTAGGTACTAGTATCTCTACATGTTAATCCGTATATATATACCGTGtgagtatatgtatgtatattttatctGTACCCACCACCCGCTTGGTGGTTCTATAGTCATTATCTCGGGTCCGTTAGacaagaaaaatgcaaaaaaaaaaaaaaaaactatattctGTATTCTAGGCGCCAAAGCAGATCGAAAGTTTTAGCTACCACTACCAAGTGCTGTAGTGCACGCCAAGAAAACGAAAGGCTTCAGTTTTAGCTATagacacaaatatatatatatattatataaagagatgtatttacatatttttggcattataGGTACGTACACATAATGACGAGGGGAGTTGGCAGaacagcaataataataaaatgggAAAGTTAAGGGAAAGGCGGGAGAATAATTCGTAGAAAGGCAGATTTTTTCATACAGGAAACGGTGAAAATCGATACTTTCAATGtaagatttataaaatatatatatatatatattaaaagcggaaacaataaatacaaaatgagTTATAcacccttaaaaaaaaaataaaaatatatatatgtgaaaATTGTAAATGAAGCatgtaattttgtaaaattataaataaaagtttatcatGTCGAGAGCTAAGCGAGTTTTTCCcattacacacacatatagagAGACAGAGGGGGAAATGATTAAACCTAAACTTATCTTTAGAACATTTACAAAGCTGCCTAATTACAAAACTAAATACAATTGGAGAAACGATAGCAGAACCCAGATGGATACAGATGCTGTGAAGTTGGCCACTTGTCGTGTTTCTCAGTTCACTGGAACTTCTCGGCGAGTCCTCGCGTCTTGATTGCCATCTCATTTAGATGTTGCTGCAGCAGACGCTTATTGACCTTTTCCCTGCGGAGAAAAAATGACATAAGTAGGTTTTAACACTTCAATCACTAGGATAACTCcgatataaaatatgaacaaagTATCGTACTTTGGTATATCAAATTTTAGATATGTGAAAATATcgtatttaactttaaaacatATGTATTGACGCAACTATCAGAGAAATTctattaaactttaaatatacgTCAGGTTTTTAAAATGCAACAAGTTTTGGGCACTTTAAGTACTGTTATGTTACGTTAGCTTAAGGTacaaaatcgattttaaaatttgaaaaaatcttTATGGATATCGTCTTCTGAGTTTATATCtatctatgtatatgtatatatacatgtattaAAATTCTTCAGACAATATCTCGAAGAccaattatattatttccaaattttaaaaactaattaaggGCAAGAACATGTTTTTAATATGCTCAAACGTAACCAACAACCGTATTTTCGATCgtaacagttataatttttacaataaaaatcataaaacaagagatatttttaaaattataaaaaaaaaaaaatatttttaattcttattattaaattttcataaaacatttgaagaatatatatttttttaaatattaactgttattttaaaattacaaaaaaatacaaattattctccaataaaaattattttactaaaaaaataaaataaaatttacaaataactgttattttaaaattagaaaaataacagttataactcaacttttatataaatattgaaaaataattattctacaaattttttattaaaataaaaaaaaaaacgtttataaaaatgtatcttatttttgaaaactcctttaaaaaatatggaatACCAACATTTCATCTTTCCAGCTTAATTTTTGGTagtaactttaattttcttataactCTTATTTGCGATCCCTGCTTTTAAGTTCAAGTATTTGGAAAACCTGACGTATATATTTCGTATTCCAtatttcggtttttggttCCAAAAAAACGGTCGTCCCGTGTTATATTGATCCAGTATATCAAAGATAATATCAATATCTTACATATCAGAAcatcaaaatatcgatttatacaTTGACATTCAGCTACAGGATCgctatttcaatattttccgcCACGGTCTAGTCCATACTCACTTGACTATTAGAGCTGTGTATCGCGCTTTCTCCGCATCCGTAATAAGCTGGGTGGGGAAATTGGGTGTCGCCATCAGGGTCTTCATCCAGACGGCCATTTCCGCAGGATACTTTTTGTTCAAGGCCAAAAGGATGTCGGCAAATTTGTCCACCTGCGATCGTGGCGTCAGATAGCCTACACACATCATGGCTGTGTAGAGGGTCTGTTCGCCCGTGGCCAGGACGACCTCGGTGATATGGGCATGGTTGCGCGATTGCATTACAAAGTGCGTGAGGAACAGGATGCTGTTCCGGATGGCTCCATTTTCCGGCAGCGTCATGCCACGCTGAGCGTAGAAGACTAGCCGATCGTAGGCCAGTGTCTTGTCCTCCAAGGTCTGCGGAATCTTCTTCACGATCTGCGAGAGACAGCAAAAGAAGGTCTCCATGGTGTCCGAAATGTTTGAGAAGTTCTGCTCCGGAGTGTTCTCAAAGAGCTTAAAGCTGTGGTGGATGAACTCCCTCAACAGCTGTTGCATTAACGGCTTGCAGCCCTCGTCCTTGTAGAACATCACGATAGCCTAACAAGAGCAAGAAGTCTTTAATTGTGGCAAACATGCATATCGTGGGGTCTCTCACCGTCTTGGAAATCTCCAGGGTGGGTGCACAGCAGCGTGTCTGAAAGCTGGCCACAATGAAAAGACAAAGGTCCTGCAGCATCGGTTGAAAGCTGCTTCTTAAATTCATAATCGCGTGCTTCATGGCGCTGCATGCTGCTTCCAGCACATCAATCTCCTCCACCCACATTTCGGCTATTCTCCTGAAGATGGGCATCGTACGCTGCATGACCAGCAGGACGGGCTGGACGGTCGGCTGCTCCTTGGTCTGATCATCATCCACATCCGTGTTGAGGGACGAGAAGAGGGTCGAGATCATGTTAAGCCGGAAAATGGTGCGAATCCGAGCCGAAGGAGTTTTCTGCAAATAATTAAGACGAAAAATATAATCGGTTTTCATCCATACTGCAGAATATTCAAGTTTTTTCATTCCCAACTAatgtatttttgtaaaaattaatgtaTTGACTCACCGTCTCCTCTTGGCAAATGGCCTGCAACTCCTCGAAGCACGGACTGACAATTATGTCCAAGTACCTAGGTATATCCTCGGGCGGCAGCAGGCTCATCAGCTTCCCGATGCTGAACATCAACCGGACCGAGTCCGAGTTCTTCATGCGTCCCGTGTTCAGGGAGGCGTGGCAAGCGTTGAGCAGTGGCTCGGCGTACGGCTTCATCTGCATCTGACAATCGCGACATAGCTCCTTGAGGCCCAGTGTGGCCTGGGCCGACATCGAAGAGTTCAGCCCGCGCACCAGCAAATTGATGGCTGACGGGATGTATGTGGGGTTCTCCATCAGCCAGTTGCAATAGGAACCAACCGTCTCCAGTGCGGTGCCCAGAAGCTTCACGTTGAGCTTTTCGTACGGAATCTCGGCCAGCACTCGCATTAGCCTCGGTATCTGACGCGACTCCTCGCCGCCAAAGTGCTCGGCCACCGATTGGAAGGAGTAGATGCATGCCTCCAGCTTTGTCCAGTGCGTCGGATGCCGTTGCAAGTCGTCAATAGCCTCGTCCAGCATGGCGGCCAGGATCTCCAGGATATAGTCGTGAAGTACATCGTAGCAGTACATCTTGGGCGGAAAATATAATAGATAGTTCAACTTGGGGAACGATATGAAAGGCATTACTCACAAATGTATCAGATATGTCCTGCCTGTAGCATCGGAAACACTCCAAATCGTCCGAGTTCCACTTGTCGAGGGACCTCTCATCCGGCTGCTCAGACTTTCGCACCAAAATGCTGGTGAGGTGGGCGTACAATGGCTTTATGTACTCCCAGCACTTTAGCTTCTGCTCTTCGACGGGCATGGCGAAGACCTCGTCCTGCAGCATGTACCAGAAGGCCAGGGCCATGGTGCTGCACGACTCCTCTACGGGATAGATGCCCGGCTTGTCGGTGCAGTGCAGAATCTCTTGGACGATGCGGTGTACCAGCACGGATAGCTCCGGATCGTTCGACGTGATCCCGCTGAGTAGCAGCGACGAGTGCCGTTCCACCGAGGACACGAACAGCATGTAAATGTGCACGATAATGTCCTCATTGTCATTGTCGCGCTTCCACTCCATTTTCGTGATGTCGGTGAGGGAGTCGAGGAACATCTT
Above is a genomic segment from Drosophila kikkawai strain 14028-0561.14 chromosome 3R, DkikHiC1v2, whole genome shotgun sequence containing:
- the cdm gene encoding importin-13, with the translated sequence MERRWQLADAIAMEPIDIVRLEEAVVAFYRSNSQDQAITHEWLTEAEASPQAWQFSWQLMQLGKSQEVQFFGAITLHSKLMKHWNEVPPENREELKQKILETIVRFAGGPKIVLNRLCISLGAYIVHMLDEWPCAIEEVINTFQNQHIPNISPDVQLWIMLEVLQAIPEEAQIIHTSVKRVTLRTEIGKRVPIVLQTAEEYLKMKMNRQWDAETYSNMNRAVKCVGTWIKNIGYSIEGCVSITAVLLEVVHKCYWPCIRAGDGCMSADENELAESCLKTMVNIIIQPDCHNYPKTAFVLIKMFLDSLTDITKMEWKRDNDNEDIIVHIYMLFVSSVERHSSLLLSGITSNDPELSVLVHRIVQEILHCTDKPGIYPVEESCSTMALAFWYMLQDEVFAMPVEEQKLKCWEYIKPLYAHLTSILVRKSEQPDERSLDKWNSDDLECFRCYRQDISDTFMYCYDVLHDYILEILAAMLDEAIDDLQRHPTHWTKLEACIYSFQSVAEHFGGEESRQIPRLMRVLAEIPYEKLNVKLLGTALETVGSYCNWLMENPTYIPSAINLLVRGLNSSMSAQATLGLKELCRDCQMQMKPYAEPLLNACHASLNTGRMKNSDSVRLMFSIGKLMSLLPPEDIPRYLDIIVSPCFEELQAICQEETKTPSARIRTIFRLNMISTLFSSLNTDVDDDQTKEQPTVQPVLLVMQRTMPIFRRIAEMWVEEIDVLEAACSAMKHAIMNLRSSFQPMLQDLCLFIVASFQTRCCAPTLEISKTAIVMFYKDEGCKPLMQQLLREFIHHSFKLFENTPEQNFSNISDTMETFFCCLSQIVKKIPQTLEDKTLAYDRLVFYAQRGMTLPENGAIRNSILFLTHFVMQSRNHAHITEVVLATGEQTLYTAMMCVGYLTPRSQVDKFADILLALNKKYPAEMAVWMKTLMATPNFPTQLITDAEKARYTALIVKEKVNKRLLQQHLNEMAIKTRGLAEKFQ